The genomic segment TCAGCATACATCCCATCTCTAAGTACAATTTGTGCGTCCACGTTTTCTCTGCTTCTTTTAAGTCACAAAGATCTGATGTGTGTACAGCTCACCTCTCAATAACTAATGCTGGTGCTGTGGTGCCAAATAATTGACTATGGGTTGTAGTTACCTTAAGGATCAGGCACTCCTGCTCTTGAAAGATTTCCAGTCAATATCAAACCCTTTGCACCACTTATTGATCAGTGATATATTTACCAGTGTTGTTGAAGTATTGAAAGGTATAAAGAATGGAAAGCAACTATTTTTGGTAGTGTTAGTACTGAGTTAACCCTAATATTACTCAGTGTGATGggtacagtgtttatttttattcacacTGACAAGAAATTCCCAATTTTATATCaagaggtgaaaaaaatgctgtgatttaagaGGCAGCTTTAATTCAAAATGTTAACACAAAGTCTGCAACACCTACTGAAAGAACTGGATATTTAGCAACAAACCTTTCACTGTCGAGCCTAATCTGCAGATATTCATTTTTAAACGAGGCTAGTTTCAATTACAtgagattcaattcaattttatttatatagcaccaaatcacatcaGTCACCTCATATCAGTTGCCTCATATTGCAagaaccctacaataatagacacAAATATATAAAGAATATACCTTAACTAAGTGAAAATGCTTTCATTTCTGCtttgcaggaaaaaaagaatacatTAATAATGACCAAACTTAGTCCTCTAagtaaattatagtatttgatGAATTAGGCAATGGGAAAACGAATTGGCCAGTAAGGTtaaatttttacattaaaatgtaCTGATTTTATTAATGGTCAGCTTGGACTGTTGTAGCATCTACCACTGACTGATTATGTCTAATGAGTTATGTTACATCTGTAGCAACATATGCAGCCACTTCCTGGGTGTTAACTGAAACATAAATACCTTTTCTCCTCTAATTGACAATAATGTCACCAGTGGGCTGGTCAGGAATCCAGTGTATTTGTTCCTCTTCCTATCGGATCCCCCTGAGGTGTCATCAGGGTCAGAGAGAAAACGTGTGATGGTTCATTGTGGTCAATACCGGTGTAAAAAGTAGGAAATTGAAGCTTCAGTCATTGTATGTCTAAGCATTCTTACTTAAAAGGCCCTGCCTGTTGAGGCCAGTAATGAAAGCAAGCTGACCGTGTAATAAGGTTTATCCTCAATGAGCACTGACTCTGACAGAATGATGATGGATGTCACTAATAATGACTTGAACGTCTTATTTAAATTGACATAGTGTAGAAGAGGATATTGGTGGTATAGATGGGTGTCAGTGCTGTTTACAGGTGATAATTGGAATTGGTCGGACCGCATGTACGTCTCGTCCCCATGGATGATTCATCTGACCCTTAGAAGAAGAGGGAGTCAAAGGGGTCAAAGATGGGCGGGGAAGAGTAAGGAAGACAATGATGTGTGCTGGGGGATTGGTCCATATATTGAGGGGAAGAAAGAGGGAGCAGAGAATCTCTTCAGTAAAGCACCTGGGGTATACCGCAAGCTGATTTTAGCACTAAATCCACTAAAGGAAAAGAACGTTTTGAAGTGAACCCCTGCAGGTACACTGAGGGAAACTTGGACTGATAAAGCTGTGAAAGCTAAGACTAAGGTAAGAACAAATGATTACATTTCTGCCTAGTTTTAGTAGTTTATCTAAAACTATTATTCGATTCAAGATCTGATACTTTCAATATTTACTTTGAGGATGACAATGGACAGCTAGAATACTGTACTTAAAATTGAGTAAATGATAAAAGTGCCTAAAGCGgggatgtcaaactcaattTTCTTTATGAGTGGGAAAAGTTGTAAAACTTGTGAAAATGCAGTTAaaagtttatgttttcattcacGTTTTCCAGAGCCATCCAGTGGGTCACGATTGGAGTCTTTGCAGGGCCGATTCTGGTCTGCAGGTCTTACGTTTGACATCCCTGGCTTAAAGTGATGTTATGTAAAAGTTTTCCAAATGCAGTGAAAAATTTGGATGTTTGCCTGAAATGATAGCCAGCATCCATAATAATATAGCAAGTTTGCAGTGAAATATTTCAGCCCTAATCTTAAAATTCACTTTATTGCAGCTAACATCACTTTTCTTTTGAGCTTTTATTGCAGGAAAATCTCAATAAAGAAGGTGTTCTTCAAATATTTTTCAAACTAGCTTTATGTCCATGCTTCTAGGTGGGAATATCATGTGTGTGTCTCGACTGGCTTTGCTCTTGGGGCTGCTTCTCTGTGTGGGGGCTCAGCTGTCCTTTGCCCAGCACTGGTCCCATGGTTGGTATCCTGGAGGAAAAAGGGAGCTGGACTCCTTTGGGACATCAGAGGTTGGGataagtgtttgtgtgaataaTTTAACCAATCACTGAGCAGTTTCTGTTGAGAATGAAGATACCCTTTATGCCTTAACCTCAATCTGTTTTGCTTCTTAGATTTCAGAGGAGATTAAGCTGTGTGAAGCAGGGGAATGCAGCTACCTGAGACCCCAGAGGAGGAGTATCCTGAGAAACATTCTTGTaagtgagaaaaacagagaTGAACAGTAGCATATTTAATGGTACTTGAATCATAATGTCTTGCCATCAGTATATTTTTTATGATCATATGATCATGAGATTCTGTGTACTCTGAAATCTGACTGACATTGACTGACAATTCTTGACTGACATACATGTGTTAGTGAAGTCGTACTTATCCATAGTGTGCATATCTGTGTGTAGCCTGTATTGATTTCTGTGTATTAGTCTAATGCCGTACTAAATTCTTTCCACAGCTGGATGCCTTAGCCAGAGAGCTTCAGAAGAGAAAGTGACATCTTTCCAGAGACGGCTTTTCTATAGTGACCCACTTCCTTTCTATTTCTGCCTTGACGTGATTTTGTGATCATCTGGCCTTGCTGTTTGTAATGTTTGTCAGTaaatttgtcttgtttttttcgATGTGGAAATGATAATGTCCCAGAATAAAATATCTATTTTGAtattaacttgtttttttttcttcatttttggtGCAGCTAATTATATGAATATAAGGCATAGAGAGAAAAGAGTGACTTCTTAGATGTTAAAAAAGTAGCaaatacataaatatgaatCAGTTCAATTTACATACTATGGATCCGGGTCCTGCTGTGCATGCGCAGACCCGTGATTTTAGATATTTCGATAGAAGTAAACAATTCGAACATAACAGAGACAGATTTTCCCATTGCCGTTTCTATTATTCGTTACAGTATTTTCACGAAAACAAGTCTATAAAATACACAAGACGAAAAAAGACGGAGGTTGTAAATTATTTAAACTCTAACTTTCCTGTACCAGGACTACAATACTACTGCGCATGCACGTTCaggtagggaaaaaaaaaagatggacgACACAAGTGGCTGTACTTCGCTAACTGCGGAGTCAGACGCTCAAAATAACATTGCCAGTATCCCTAATGCGGCTTCTGTCACAGATGCTGACAAagtaataaacaataaaatagatAGTACCCAGGTTGAAGGTGAGTTGTCTTCAGAATGTGAAAATTCAGCCGTGTGGCACCCTACCTGCTGCGCCTTTGTTAGCCTTTCAGCTATGTGGCTAGCCAGCTCATTAATCTAGTGAGCTGCTTAGCTGCTTAGCTAAATTTGCTAACGTCGGCTGCCTAACATTAATCTGCTTTAAAGTGAGGGGCTTTCAGAATTTTATAGCGATCTCTACGAGCAGGATAGTAAAAACTATCGCCCCGAAAATCTCCCTTTTACCCTTGGCCCAGCTTGATGATTAAACCATAAACAGTTAGGGTACTTTTCCTTATGTCGTTGGCCTCAGAGCTAGTACCAGCAATTTCAACCCCCACACGAAACGAAACAGTCCCTTTAAATGATTCGATATACCGGTGGTTAATGCTAACCGATTCAGCGGCTAACTGGTTTTAGTAGCAGAAGCCACAAACTGTTAAGTGGATGACATAATTTATTTGATCTTACATGGGAAAGCTAGTCGAATGGTAAACTTAGTCTGAAATGtcgccatttaaaaaaaacaatattaaggCCTGCAAACCTTAGCACCTGAAGCATCATTGAGGCTAATACTTAAAGTTGGCATCCACTTTTTTTGTGCCGGTTTAACTCATTAGTAACCTAAAACAGTGTTCTCAAGGTGAAAGGATAATAAATGGAAATGGAAAATCATTTGGTAAgtacaatatttgaaatatatCAGTGCACATAAATTCTTCAGGAGCATCAGAGTGAGTACATATAGAGTacttttttcagtcttttatttcTTGCATTTAAACACTTTCTAGTGTTTAATTGTCTTGAGGTCCTTTATAGGATGCCAGTGTTGATACTCAGCACTTTAAAAGTAAACCCTCATCACCTTTGATTgccttattttctttttcatagtCATTTTCAGTATTTATAAGTATATCAGATTGTCCTGTAATTTCAATTAGGAAAGTTACTCTGGAAGAGCATTCGTTTATATTTGAGACAAACGCagatattttaaatggtttttttttattaaaaacaactaCTGAAGTAAAGTAGTTAACAATTTTAGTTCTTCTAACAGAAATTCAGTCTCCACCAGTCGTCATGTCCTATGATTAGTTCAGTACAGCCTACAGCATCAGTAATCTTGCCTAAACATTATTTTTTACTGCTATCAGGACTGTACTCGTTGATTTCACATTAATAAATTTCCTATTTCTGTGTTGCAAAATGCCTTTCAAAGTTTTGAAAATATCAGCAATACAAGTATTTGTCTGAAGAGTTAGGTTGTTGAAATATCACAGAAACACTGTGCTCATTCAGTGTGGTTTCCTGTTGTTCCTGGGCTACACTGTATCAAAATATCTGAGCAGGTAACAAGTTATTTCTTTGCTTGTAAAACTTAATATTTAATCCACCTGCGTGAGTGTCATCACTAAactgtactttttaaaagttaacCACTAAATAGGTATTTGCAACAAAAGGTTAATTTATcatctattttttaaatttatttatgaattattttaactttagattttttttatatgtggGCATTTAAgttgtcacatttttttttaattttttttcacaactATTTATAGTTAATTGGCACTGAATGCACCACAGGTGAATCAGCTATTGCATCTCGCCCAGAATCTGCAGAATGCAAGAAATCAAGAAGTCACAATTTGTTATGGGGTAGCAATATAATATGCAGTATGTGTCAAGATGTGTGTTGCCTGCTACTTTAGGAGGTGTGTGTTGAGCGGAAATAGTTTtagaagattaaaaaataaaaataaaagcacatctTACTTTTCCCtcataaatgataaataaatttttCCATAAGGGGAACGTTTTGATAGAAATATATATTTCAGCGGTTATATTCACAACTCCCCCAGTTGTGTGGACCTTTGTAGAATTAGCAGgtcatattaaaaataattgtaAATGTTGGATGAGATTTGCCACATTAAGGCAAAGCATATTGTacaaattacaaaacaaattaGTTTGTTTTGAAAAAGGACCATTAGATAGGTTAATATATGATCTAATATATTAGATCATGTATTATATTGTGTGAAAGTTAAATATTCTTAAAGAGTCAGCCTTTTTTTCTGGGTGCTGAGGAAATGGAAGTTGTATTGGACAAACTTTTCTCTTATGtgaatttaataatttaatagtGTTTCTTTTGTGCTTCATGTTTAAATAAGTTTCTATGTATTCTGCCACACAGGAAACAAAGCTGAAGAGGCGCTACTGAAGTGTCTCCTTACAGACAGTTACTGCcatgtgtgtgaggctgtgctgctgtttaaGTCACAGCGGCTGTCTCACTATGAGGTGTGTTTTACCCTCCAGGCACAAATCCTAGCACCGTAGTACAACTTTAATTAGACCTGCCataagtaaaatattttctAATAATGTCTCACATGTTGTCCAACTGTAGGGAAAGAAACACGCTCAGAAACTTAAGCTGTACCTGCAGACCAAAAAAGCAGATAAGTCAACAGGCGCCCAGGTTAGTGGCCAAGTTTTCTTTTTCCGTCAGGTGGAGTCTCTTATCTGTAATCATGAGAACTGACTGAGACAAACTAACGTAAGCATCCAATAGTGAAGAATATCAGAGTTATAGTATTAGTGCTTTAATAATATCCTTCTCAAAAGAATATGAGGGGTCTATGAAAGCAATCTTGCATTCATAAAATAAGTAGTtaatagtttttgtttgtttttgcagcagacCATGAGTAATGATACAGATCGTTTCTGTGAGCTTTGCAACATGGTATTTAGCTCACCTGTGGTGGCAAGATCACACTATGAAGGCAAAGTCCATACAAAAAATCTTCGTAAACAAAGTCTTCACCTATCAGGCAAGTTTGAGCTCTGTGATGCAAAAAGCATTTTCTTGATGTAGATTTTGATATTTACACACAGTGAGTAAGATATGTTGACATTATGATGTCACTGTCAGTTCTGTTGAATTTGATCATGTGTCATTGCATTTATAGAGAAGTCTACAGAAGTGCATACTTCATCAGGTCTCCAACAGGATCCTGAAAAGTCTCAGCAAAAACCATCCTCAGAGGGTGTTGTGGAGCATGATTTGAATCCAGCAGTCACCAGTGCTACATGTAGCACAGAGGTTGATTTGAAGGATCCCAACAAGTACTGTGCCCTGTGTACTGCCTCCTTCACCAATCCCCATGTAGCCTTGCAGCACTACAGTGGACGCAAACACCAGAGGAATCAGGCCAGACAGGAGCTGCTCAAACAGCTAGGACACAATGTAGAACAAGGTAACTTTTTGCCTTTGAGCAAACAGGGTAATACAGAGAGCATTAAATCCTTCaggaattaaataaaaatcaccACAGCAGCCTGAAACCAGGACAGAAACATTAACAAGTAAgggaaaaagaaacaggaagttcTGAAGGGAAAAGTGAAAAATCTAGATTTCTGCTGAGACCTCATTGATAGTTGAAACATCTACATCAGCAGTGAAGATTTCATCCCAGCACAGGTGGGTGAATAGGAGATAATCACATAGAAGTTGGCTTTATAGCATTATTACAATAAGTATGGATGTGATTCAGGTAGTCTGATTAGCTATAATTCTGtggttttgttattatttaatattagaACTATAATCTGACTTTAATCTGGTAAGTCTGACTTGAGGAGATTGAATCAAGTGAGCCAGTGTAGTTTCACAGAATGTTAGAAAGTTTAATGAAGCCGTTTCCcgttttttattttcagctttaGGCGCTACAGCGTCTCTTTGTGGAGATGGCATGAATGATTTAGAGAAAACCCAGAATTTGTAAAACAGTAGAAAAATCACTTTACTAAATCTTTATTGGCCTGTTGAAagttgttggattttttttttaatcgctCTTCTTTCTAATCTTTTTCTCCAGGCAATTCCTTGATGTGTCAGATGTGTGGTATGCAATTTAACTCTGTGGAGATGTACCAGGACCACATGCAGGGAAGCAAACACCAGATAAAGTAAGTTTAAGAAGACAATGTCAACTTTCACTGTGCCACTTTTTTCTTAAAGTGTAATATTTACTACATTGCACTTCAGCTTACCTTTGGCAAGAAGTAATTATTTGTGATGATACTaaataatatgaaaataatACTGTTATAAATATACAGAGGAGTCACAACCTGGCACAAATCAAGTGTTAGCTCAATTTTGATGCCAAGTTGGGTTACCAAAGTTTGTAATTGTAGAGAAATAATGAATTCATTTTGGGCATGTCATTTTCAAGCAGGAACCTCAGAATGCCTCTGTGGTTTACGAAGGCTATAATTTGTAGGTTTTTCTGTGTTCTAATGATCAAAAACAATGACTGGGAGCTTTAATCTTTCATCACCATTTATCTGATTGAATAGCAGCCTAATTCAAGTTTATATGTTCGTGCTCAGGGAGAAGAAGGTCATCGATCTATGCAAATCCCAGCAAAAACTGTACAGCACATTTGCAGATGAACTGGCTGATTACATTCAGGTTCAGAAGGCTCGTGGAATCACCCCTAAGACTAATCAGGTCCTCCCTCAGGATACCATGCAAAAgggagatgaagatgaagaacgGGAAGTATTAAATAGGAAGAATATGGTGGAACTAAATAAACCTGTGGCTAACCTCCTTCCTACCTCCATTTCTCCTCATCAGTCCCATTCTGGTCATTACTCTCCACTTCAAATGGGGTGTTCATCGTTTCAGGGCCCACCCTTGCCGTCACGTGCCTCAAACTACAACTATCCTCCTCCAGTTCTTCGTAACTCAGGTCCTCCACCGGTCACTAATTGGCCCATGAGAAGAAAGCAGAGAAGGTCAAGCTCTTCCTCCTATACTACCTCATTATCTTACTCCTCCTCGTATTCCTCCTACAGCAGTAGTGAAAGTGACAGTGATAATAGTGAATATAGGCACAGAGAAAAGAGGCAGATTAAAACATCCCATAGGGAGAGAGTCAGGAGAGGAAGGgatgaggagaggaggaggaagcgcCGGAGGAGGGAAAGAGATAATGACTcagaggagagaagaagagagcgATCTGTTGAGtcggaggaggagaggagcagaaaaaagtcaaaaattcATGGCAAGTGGAgacgaaaagaaaaaaaatcccttaaGGAAAACTTTAAAGTGGAAAGAGGAGATCAAGTTATGGACAAATTAAAGCCAGAAGACATGATGAAGAATAGCAAAGAGACTGAACTGCATATTCAGGCTGAAATTAATGTTAAGCAAAGGGAGGGTGGAGAGGATGAGTCCATTAAACCTAAATacagaaaagagaagaagaaggcaAAAGAGAAAGCAGACACTAGGACAGAGGAGGAAAAGCTGTGGGACGACTCTATTCTGGGGTGTTAAACTCTGCAGGAgcagctgaagtgaacagtattCTGGACTACTTTTGGCAAACATTTATCATAAGCATGACattgaaaataatgaaaagctATATTAAAACGATTTAAAAAATCCTGTCAGCAGGTAGCAAAGGCCTTTTCTATATCTGCTTTAATAACCGAAAAGTGTTTTCTTATACAAGTTTGCTAGCTGGCTAGCCATGTAGAGTCAATTTGTATGTCCATAAGAAATGAATGTATTTCGTTTGTATCTGGAGGAGATTCAGCATTAATTTTATACTATGACACTTTATAATAAGTTTGGTTTGTGTGTACGGTGAATTGTTGGCTGTAATGTTTAGCACTGTTTGTTTATGAAGTACTCTTAACTCATCACTAAGGTAAATTTGATTATGGATGCGTGCATCTGGCATGGAGTTGATAGATTGTCATCCCTTTAGCAGTCTCTGGTTGGCACTGTTGAGCTTCATCCGTTTCATCAGTACTGAAAATAAAAGCTCATAGATGTCAGAAGCTTATTCATTTCATTACTTCAGAAGCTCTGTGTGTTCTCACTCTCAGGCACAAAGGTTGAAATAAAGCCACTGACAACGTGCTGTACAGAAGTTCAGTGTAAGACATATtatgaaatgataaaaatacaacaaatactGCCTGGCACATGCGTTGCACCACAGCAGATTTACACTTCATCAGTCTGCAGTGCACTGTGTGCATGTCTATGTTTTATGATTGTATTTATACaaccagaaaacacatttgCGGTCATACAGGTGCAGACGTTCAAATGAGGACATCTCTTTACATAACCTCAGAATTCAGGTTGAAGAGCAATGTGCAAACTGAACAAAGTTAGTAGTTAAAGGGAAACAGTATCACCTACTGTCAAACTATGAGCTAAAAAGTGGGCCACTTACACTCTTAATCCCTACTGTCATTTTGATTTACACGTAGCTACACAAAATGTTCTTTTAAGTAAATCTTAAGGTATCTGAAATGAGTTATCTAAATACTTTGATTGGCC from the Oreochromis aureus strain Israel breed Guangdong linkage group 5, ZZ_aureus, whole genome shotgun sequence genome contains:
- the zmat1 gene encoding zinc finger matrin-type protein 1, with amino-acid sequence MDDTSGCTSLTAESDAQNNIASIPNAASVTDADKVINNKIDSTQVEGNKAEEALLKCLLTDSYCHVCEAVLLFKSQRLSHYEGKKHAQKLKLYLQTKKADKSTGAQQTMSNDTDRFCELCNMVFSSPVVARSHYEGKVHTKNLRKQSLHLSEKSTEVHTSSGLQQDPEKSQQKPSSEGVVEHDLNPAVTSATCSTEVDLKDPNKYCALCTASFTNPHVALQHYSGRKHQRNQARQELLKQLGHNVEQGNSLMCQMCGMQFNSVEMYQDHMQGSKHQIKEKKVIDLCKSQQKLYSTFADELADYIQVQKARGITPKTNQVLPQDTMQKGDEDEEREVLNRKNMVELNKPVANLLPTSISPHQSHSGHYSPLQMGCSSFQGPPLPSRASNYNYPPPVLRNSGPPPVTNWPMRRKQRRSSSSSYTTSLSYSSSYSSYSSSESDSDNSEYRHREKRQIKTSHRERVRRGRDEERRRKRRRRERDNDSEERRRERSVESEEERSRKKSKIHGKWRRKEKKSLKENFKVERGDQVMDKLKPEDMMKNSKETELHIQAEINVKQREGGEDESIKPKYRKEKKKAKEKADTRTEEEKLWDDSILGC
- the gnrh2 gene encoding progonadoliberin-2 gives rise to the protein MCVSRLALLLGLLLCVGAQLSFAQHWSHGWYPGGKRELDSFGTSEISEEIKLCEAGECSYLRPQRRSILRNILLDALARELQKRK